The following is a genomic window from Triplophysa rosa linkage group LG11, Trosa_1v2, whole genome shotgun sequence.
TTCATCCCAGTGACAAGTTTTTTCTCCTGTGTTCACAGTCTGACTGTTATTGGCTGTGCTGCTGACCTGCAGTCAGAATGAGCGCTTCAGATGAAATAATGAAAACCCTCCACAGCATCTGGAGCAAACTGCAGGGTCTTTCTCAAGACCACCCGCTCATCCAGGCAGCGTTTCTGATCATCATTCTCTTCTTCTGTAAGCACACCCTTTCATTCTAACACCACACTATCATTACACGCATACACTGTGACCAGTGTAATTTTGGAGGAGGGTGTTTTTGAACAGGAGGCGGTGAGGTTATGACAGGCTCTGGCTGTGATTAAAGGGCGCACAGATCCACATTTAGCTTTCTATTTTAGTAAAGGTACGGTGCTAGAACGGAAAAGGCTGACTTTAACAGCGGAGTTCAGAGCAATGAATTATGGGATTGACTTCTTCATAAGGCATGCTCAAGAtgctgccttaaagggatagttcacccaaaaatagaggTCTTCACGGGTCCAAAATTGTGTACCCATGTGCTACACAGGTCCGACCTGTCTAATTATTTGAAAGCTGGACCCGAACCCAGCTGGACCCGACTCGACCCGGTCGGCACTTCCTGAAGACCTCtacccaaaagtaaaaattcagccatcatttattcaccctcatgtcattaaaacctgtatgcgactctttcttctgtggaaccccaaatgaagatattttgagaaatgtctcggtggttttgtgttcatataatggaagtcgatggggtccaatgttgttgagtaataaacattcttcaaaatatcttcttttgacttgtgcagaagaaagaaagtcatacagggttggaatgacagaaaaatggctaaatgatgactgaattttcatttttaggtgaactatccctttaaagttgaaTAAAACAAGTCATCGAATGCAGCAAACTGTGTTTAGATTGATCACAATTTCATGACAGTGACTAACTCCATGTTTTCTTCATCCTGCAGTGACGTTCATAGCTCTGTTTGTGACTGGATGTGTTTACGGCCGCTGTGGCTGCTGTCAAAGCACCAGAAACAAAGTGAGTGCCGTCTGAGGAGATGAGACAAGCAAGAACAGACCATACGGGCCAACATAAAGATCCGTTTTACATGGCATACAACTGCTTGTGACCACTGTGATATCACACATTACAGTGATAAATCCCAGGAAAGATGGTGTACAGTACACACTGCCAAACTGAACAAATGATGATGCAAATCAGAAGAGCTTATCAAACATCTGATGGAGAAATATTTTTCTGAGTATGCTGTccattacattattattatggATGGCACAAATGTACTATATATTAAACCTTTCTCAATGTGGGAATACAGCACGTCGGAGGTAAACCAAAAATGAGAACAGGGCTAATGCTGCCCCCTGGTGTTTGCTATAAAAACTGTCACAAGAACGATTTCAAGAAACATGGACAAGCTGCTTGTCTGTACATCTCTTACCTACATCTGATATTCCAAATAATTGTAAAAGCATTGCCTTGACAACAGTATTGAACAGTATTAAAGTGAGTTTATGTATGAGAGAGGCCGACCGACGtatacagaaaaacagaaacatgtGTGTAGGGGAAATGAGATAAAAGAGTAAATTTTGCAAAACatgcacttttgtttttttgtttttttctatagGCCATGTTCAAGGCAAAAATAACAAGTTAAGCCATGTtaacatttgacttctttttgaagctgctagcatctGCTTTACATTacaatcctatggagtaaaccatGTTTTCAAAATAGTCCAGAGCGCTTTTCTGTTGCTGAGAGCATCTTTTCAAGTTgaaaaaagttgaacttttctgGGGGGAAAAACGCCCTACGtaaagcacctttttcacagctaaccaatgacagaaaCCTGTCGTTTACGTAACAACATAcgaggaaggtgattggtcgagaaggatcaagctcaaaaaaataaaatggcggccaaaACGCctgttggagcatagttttgtgtaattgtaagtttaattttcgctttcaacaacttctgattgcatttctagtgaGAATTTAGTATTGAAGTTTTTAAATGTgcgattagttattgcaaagatgcTCTCTGTTTATACATTATTCAACACTGTCGGccgctatttgtaaccacagcGCTGcgagcttttttttttttacgtaaaaagcgccattgtcaactttttattgttaaataagaagtcaaatgtgaacacagcCTTAAACGCATGGAAACTTATAATTTGTTAAAGATACAgtacatttctaataaaacctgTAAACCCCATTTTGGACCGACAGCgtaattttattctttttaaaggtaaatgtatttgttgcagtttttgtttgtatttcaggCTAACATATGATACATTTTCATTAGTCTGTAGATCCAGAATTGAAAGTTTAGCTTGCTTGTGTGAACTCACCCTTCTTGTTCACAAAAAGCGACCATAGTATCAAAGTCCTGGATGGGTGCCTTGTCCTGTTCTTTCTCTGATCCTCGCTTCTCCTGCAAACAGTTTACAAATATTAAGGACATTTAAGAATAATAAACTATAGCATAGTAAACTATAGTATTTTTCAAACTCCATGATGCTTCCCAATGAGATTTTCACTTTTGTATTcttgagaaaaataaaatattgtcttAAATAAAATTTCTAAATTGCCTAATATCACCTGCGTGAattttaattgttatatttagaTCATCTCTGACTTTGATTTCGAACTGTACATATAAGGAGTTGTAGTACCACTGACAATCATTTGCCATTTATTTATAACTCATGCTAATATAACTTTAAGACATTATGTTGTCTGCTGGGCAGGGCACTGAAACAAACAGATCCATGTCTTTTATAGCAGTATAAAGTCACAGAGTTGACATTTTTGGGGAAATGTGGATGTCTCTGCATTTTAAACTGGCTTTTAACACTGAAAAACTATTCACTGTCAACTCTTTACTAAGCCTCATTTTATGTCTAAAGTCAGAGGTCATTTTTTGTGTAGGCTTCTGATATGTTtctaacattattttttaaagatgtttactgtacattataaaaacatacttgGACTGTTCCGTTACATATTCATGCAATCGGTGGTATTTTAAACTTTGAGTCCCATGGTAATACAGTAACTCTGGTATATGATGCCACTCTCTCTAACGGATGAATAAATGTTGATCATAACCTGCTTGCGTGCGATCTCTTTCCGGATGAGAAAGTTGAGCTGGTCTCTGTCTTTGGGTGAGTAGTATATCCTGCAGGAGGACGGCAGTCCATCACGACCCGCTCGTCCTGACTCTTGATAGTAACTCGCCAAAGACTTCGCCACATTCCAGTGAACTACAAACCTGAAAACAGAACTTGTTTAAGATATTTGCTAATAGTTACAGGATTTCTGTTTTGTCAGTGATGTGATTCTTTTGGATtcacaaaaacattcatttggATTCCTTCCCTGGTTTGTGTACTGTAGGTTACCATTACACCAGTAGGTGGCAACAAGTGAGTTTGTTTTAATATGAGCGAGTGAGTCATTCACTTTCTCAAGATTCAAAACCAACAAGCTGTTTATGACCAAATTTCttaaacctgtgtatgactctttcttctgtcaatcataaaaaaagatttattgaGAATTTTGCCTCAGCGGTCAATGGGGgacagtgctgtttggttaccaacaacattcctccaaatatcttcttttgtgttctgcagaagaaagaaagtcatacaggtttgaaatgacgtgagggtgagtaaatgatgacaaaatttgttttttgtgaactacccctttaacatTGTTTAGTTCCTTAAGGGAtgctccacccaaaaatgaaaattcaagttgttctaaatctgtataaatttctttgttctgatgaacacaaaggaagatatctgAAAGAatattagcaactgacatttctgcgacatcattaactaccatagtaggaaaaatcggtcacactttattttaaggtccagttctcggttttagtaaactattaactacgacttttgcttagttaactctaatttgttgcttattaatagttagtaaggtagttgttaggtttaggtattgggtaggattagggatgtagaatatgtgctttataagtgcttataaacagccaatatgctaataatagacatgctaataagcaactagttaatagtgcgaattggtccttatactaaagtgttacagAAAAATGACTTTTTCCTGAGATATACGAGACATTCTGAATTAGAATTTAGTTCTACTATGTAcatctactatggtagtcaataatgGCCCAGaaactcttccaaatatctttctctttgttcaacagaacaaagaaatttatacaagtttggaacaacttgggggagagtaattcattacagaattttcattgtttggaggagtatccctttaacagagaACAACAAATCTTAAAAGATTTTTTCAGTCGGCGTCGATTGCCAAGTGACATAATGCAAAATAACACCATCTCTCTACTGTACTACGAGTATTTAATAAAGCTAAAGaggtcaaaaaataaaaaaactcagaTTTTCCTTTGGGCGTACAGGTAATGAACAGTGGTACAGGTGGACTAACCTGACATTGGCCTTGTCCACTCCCATACCAAAACTAATGGTGGCAACAATAACAGGCACTTTATCAGCCATCCAGTCAGCCTGACTCCCTGTGCGATCTGCTGCCTTCAGCCCTACAGAGATACCAAACACAATCCACAATGACCTTTCACATGTAAACGTAAAAAAGAAACTACTGGAAGCTTCAGAGAGAGGAACAGACAGGATTACCTGCATGGTAGGGTTTGGCAGCTATTCCTAATTTAGTCAGTTTATATGCCACCTCCTCGCAGCTCTCTCGGGTTCGACAGTAAACAATCCCACATCCCTGCAAACCAAACATGGTCAATAATATCGCATAATCTTTTGAGGTTTAAGGTTTGAGATTTCAAGGTATAAAATGCTCTCATGTCCTTCCAAACTTGTGCagtacaaaagaaaacatttggcaGAATGTCCAAAGGGGCTTTTGCACCAGAGGAACGATTTCAAAGTTTCAGAATTCTTTttaagccccacccctaacacCACCCCTAAATCTAACATCACTGGCGCGAatgcaaatcgtactaaaacatGCGAATAAGagtgtacgaattcatacaaattagccattttgtaaaatagttacaaattcccatgagattgtgttagaTATTATTGCGATACAATTTACGATATGTATTGTAGAGCTATTCtgagtttttacatttttcttgttttaccgCATTCCAAAGTTCCTTCTTAGGCTTTATTAATTccgtttttatgttaaaataccGTTCTTTTTCAGTGACAgccatattatttttattaatttacattcGAAAGGTTCAATTAAACTAAGTAAATTCTATAACATTTtgaatgtacaaaaaaaaatccaattaaaatgattcaagtttccaaaataaatctgttctttgaaattcagtttcattttttacaatttgtttaaaatattgttatacTATCAGACCATGAGCCATCCCAGCTAACCATAATACGTGATCGTTACGTAACTGCAACGTAACCTAACGACCAAACTTTCGTAGCTAGTTACGTTGTGACAACCGGAAAAGTGACATTTCTGGATTTGTTGCCACAACGTAACTTTGTGACGTTGTCCGTAAGTAACTGCAACGCTGTGTCAACGTATCAATCAGAACGTAACAGCAGAACAACATGCAGTCTAGTAAAAGATGACGGAAACACAAGCACCTGACCTTTTCAGCTGTATTTCCACCCAATGCTTCTTTAGCAAACGCAAGCAAGTGGACATAAGGCTCTGGCAACAGATCCCGGAAGATCACatcatatttcaagtttttgcGGAAAACAGGCACGGAAAAGACAATCGGTGATCGAAGCTTCAGCGAGTGCCAGATGTCGTCCTGCACTCTCTTAGGCGCCGTGGCAGTTAACGCCACGCAAGGAACGCCCTGCAGATGAGAGCGGAGGTTACCCAGCTTCAGATAGTCCGGCCTGAAGTCATGACCCCACTGAGAGACGCAGTGAGCTTCATCCACAGCGAGATACGCCAGAAGACCTCGAGAACACAGCGAACTCAAGCAGGGCTGGAAGGACGGAGAGGCCACCATCTCTGGTGTGATGTAAAGCAGTTTGAGACGAGGATTGTCACTCTCCAGATCTGCCAGGATCTGACGACGCTCGGTTAGTGAAAGTTTGGAGTTGATGGAACGTGCCGGAATGTCCAGAGCTTTGAGGTGATCCACTTGATCCTACAACAGAAACGAAGAATATGAAGATTAAAACTGCTAAATTAAATCCCAAAACAAAATCTATTattctttttattgttatttatttttgagtaaTTGCTGACTATAatgcttattttatttcagcTATTTTGAGTGGTGTACATCTTATTTATGTGTTGTCCTCAACCATGACAAATAACTGGACCTTGTTAATATTTAGAAGCATAAGTGTCAAATCTTTTgtcatatcatttttttaagccATATGTTAGCTGTGTTTGCCAGATATGACATCGTTGAT
Proteins encoded in this region:
- the smim5 gene encoding small integral membrane protein 5; amino-acid sequence: MSASDEIMKTLHSIWSKLQGLSQDHPLIQAAFLIIILFFLTFIALFVTGCVYGRCGCCQSTRNKVSAV